A portion of the Pseudomonas protegens CHA0 genome contains these proteins:
- the pgaD gene encoding poly-beta-1,6-N-acetyl-D-glucosamine biosynthesis protein PgaD, whose product MKIIRTRQRPFMVIVDVVLTVLAWVGLLYLLVRGLIPLLDSHEGPRIEAGMLDALTTLQFYAWVAVLNAVLLISWARYRQRRNKSYPPRLPAPVVDDKRLSETFKLNDATFAQMRQPGTMIVHNDEEGGISHVTTQFYRILPEDQQHPPLRVEPPPRVIHLRSEGDEGKKTGED is encoded by the coding sequence ATGAAAATCATCCGAACCCGCCAGCGTCCGTTCATGGTGATCGTCGACGTTGTCCTCACCGTACTGGCCTGGGTAGGCCTGCTGTACTTGCTGGTTCGTGGGCTCATTCCGCTGCTAGACAGCCATGAAGGGCCGCGGATCGAAGCGGGCATGCTCGATGCCCTGACCACCCTGCAGTTCTATGCCTGGGTGGCGGTACTCAATGCGGTGCTGCTGATTTCCTGGGCCCGCTACCGCCAGCGTCGCAACAAGAGCTACCCGCCCCGGCTGCCGGCACCCGTGGTAGACGACAAGCGCCTGAGCGAAACCTTCAAGCTCAACGACGCGACCTTCGCCCAGATGCGCCAGCCCGGCACCATGATCGTGCACAACGACGAGGAGGGCGGTATCAGCCACGTCACCACGCAGTTCTATCGCATTCTTCCCGAAGACCAGCAGCACCCGCCGCTGAGGGTGGAACCGCCACCGCGGGTGATCCATCTGCGTTCGGAAGGGGATGAAGGCAAGAAGACAGGAGAAGATTGA
- a CDS encoding ShlB/FhaC/HecB family hemolysin secretion/activation protein, which produces MSLSTLGMRLCCALACLLLFSALHSAAVAPMPGTTFNLGAQSFIRGYKDPSLNGDSGYCWRNHLRWTRPMGHHLVTGVSFTHSLERPEALSERETPTHFRLDFYL; this is translated from the coding sequence ATGTCTCTCTCTACGCTCGGGATGAGGTTGTGCTGTGCCTTGGCCTGCCTGCTGCTGTTTAGCGCGCTGCATAGCGCCGCTGTCGCGCCGATGCCTGGTACCACCTTCAACCTGGGCGCCCAGTCCTTCATCCGCGGCTACAAAGACCCGAGCCTGAACGGCGACAGCGGCTACTGCTGGCGCAACCACCTGCGCTGGACTCGCCCGATGGGCCACCACCTTGTCACCGGCGTGAGCTTTACCCATTCCCTCGAACGTCCCGAAGCCTTGAGTGAACGGGAAACCCCGACCCATTTCCGCCTGGATTTCTATCTCTGA
- a CDS encoding hemagglutinin repeat-containing protein yields the protein MDVRQLAFLARQPSATLQARDSFCGLSKRSLAFVLANVMFWQPLVAMADGIVVNGSGTSLGQAGNGVPIVNIATPNGGGLSHNKFSDYNVGQQGVILNNAINRTQETQLGGIILGNPNLGGRAANVILNEVNGGSPSQLKGYTEVAGQSAHVIVANPYGVSCNGCGFINTPKATLTTGKPVVENGQIQRYQVDQGSVAIEGAGLNASNIDQFEIITRSAKINAEIQARHLAVIAGANDVDAKTLNATARTANPADAPQLAIDSSALGGMYAGAIKLVGTEAGVGVKLDGKLIASGGDIQLDANGQLRMAEASAEKGAVAIKAQSLEAQGAVYAGTELKVQTQDDLNNHSTLAAANSINLGSGGQLNNQGIIEAGVNLDNSSNPNGDVTLTAQNLNNTGKSVVASRDLTVTTTQTLDNQGGTLSGQRQVTVSAGTLDNSHQGKLLSAERLQLNADQVRNGQGGLIKSQQSLNATLGHLGNSGGELSSQGSSTLVLAGMDNLTGVVLAQQTLTITGSAELDNQGGLLSGWQGLTLNGTGLNNSNKGTVSSLKGGVDITLSDALNNSQGGGLVSQQALDVKAASLDNSHQGVISSAGEQSLKLRDLLDNSQGGSIDSAATLTLQAMTLGNNGGTLDAAGDLTFTGTDLDNGTGTFTGKTAVTLNLLGALNNTHGKLASGGPLRIERAGQIDNRGGQMASQGLLSLFAASLDNRNRGTLMANDPLSLTLDGALQNSGDGLIYSQNGGLHVQAGSLTNGKGTLQSQGALNLSTGDIDNQSGRILARNGNLNIGAGHLDNRGGVLSSVQGAMTADLRGVLKNGYDPSNNRQGGVTQAQRLTLKALAGIDNDGGRISAQSGDALITTDDFDNRNGGLYAKGLVKVSGGHFDNSGNNGQIAGQQINFDLSGALNNHKGIIESDSSLTIKAASLDNQTGQLRALGDGGDTRLELGGLFDNRDGSLETANQNLAFDAGSFNNRGGSVLHSGNGLFGLSMANLEDVGGRLKTAGQLTLEGERWTNSSSIQAGKLTVNVNHLTQARTGQLLAGNGLIGSGVNWINDGLIGSDAGVNIDLSGHYSSKGRLSSFGQLDLKAAQVDLADSASIAGGGNTTVSVFGQLNNAGRLSAAAGLTLNASGINNQGTLGAAQNLTLTTGGLLNDHGLVFSGDDMGLRVDTLTNSYGNVYSLGHLTIDRDGQGALASRIANRSGTLQSDGSMTLAASTLENMRDVLATNNGGIYTARIAEVACIEGYNAGDCGGKRNHVWEIVQRDKFEVTEASAASSIAAGVNLNINAGDLLNQSSSISAAGNLMATVNNLTHSGVETGETETTRVFMSARTKNASAWYNVANAVTNRYWFQSAGYTPDDLGGLEGALAGFIGMTEREWVGLGTTKKLAGGDQSYAAVIQAGGAVSIKAGNGFDSSVVRPGYTYVGSGARTDTQVPGTAFATRISLNPQLPPDLTQQQVNPLALPGFSLPAGQNGLFRLSGQSSSAAPAPAQIAGLPDAANLTRPHKYLIETNPVLTDLKQFMSSDYLLSSLGYNPDDSAKRLGDGFYEQKLIQQAVQARTGQRFIDGQNSDEQLFKYLMDNAIQSRQQLNLAVGVALTSEQVAALTHDIVWLESHEVNGEQVLVPVLYLAQAKNRLAPNGALIAGNDVNLIAGQDLNNVGTLRATNNLSAQAGQNLINSGLVEAGSRLDLLAGNDLVNKAGGIIAGRDVSLAATWGDVINERTLTSHQSSNGSYAQQRDFVDNAARVEAANNLVISAGRDINNNGGVLKSGADTCLKAGRDVNLSAVEQVVSNDRGVRYNDLSVTQNGSSLQAGRDLAISAGRDITAIASQIEAKRDVAMTATDNLNLISAANEQHSASKTKKVTSQEDHVQQVATTLVAGGNVALKAGEDLALTASRVTAGDEAYLYAGGDVNLSAAQNSDYSYYRKTKTSSSGLSSSQKTRIDSSSSTTQQGSSVSGDTVVIRAGQDIGATASDIVSTHSTSLVAGRNVEIDSATETSEESHSTSKKKSGLLSSGGIGFTLGSTSAKNTSSSTTENAKASTIGSVLGNVDIQAGKDLTLKGSDVIAGKDISLVGQNVNILAAENHNKSEQTSKTKTSGLTLALSGTVGSAVDAAYQTTKQAKEEDDSRLSALQGIKAGLTGVQAWQAAQQGGGMNGDNIGQFVGISISLGSQQSSSKQTQEQVVSQGSSLTSGNNLSIVAAGSGTAATDGDIRVQGSQLKAGNNVLLAAERDIQLEAAANRQKLDGKNSSSGGAIGVSLGVGPNGAGLSIFANGNKGVGKEKGTGTTWTETTLDAGNQASLISGRDAVLKGAQVNADKITAKVGRDLTLQSLQDTDDYKSKQSNVSGGASFTFGTMTGSASVSVSQSKIDSKYQSVQEQTGLFAGKGGYQVEVGKHTQLDGSVIASTAETDKNRLSTGTLGWSDLKNEAEYKSQMQSASVSSGNGGADGFTSNMPSGMLIAYNHGGSASGTTSSAISNGTLDIRDPGQQKQDIATLSRDVEHANGSISPIFDKEKEQKRLREVQLIGEIGTQVTDIVRTEGQLKADQEASKELEEKGIYRPGSNASKEEVEKYQTKLIATDAYQQIMGKYGTGGDYQRVAQAVTAALQGLAGGDIGSALAGASAPYLAQLIKKSTGDNPALNTMAHAVLGAAVAQAQGNSAIAGAAGAAGGELTARLITQQLYGTSDTSSLSEEQKQTVAALSTLAAGLAGGIAKGDSAGAIAGAGAGKNAVENNHLGTGVNIFGHQLGKDQVAEFGNELKASCGDSGGLQACLKTYDTWKETSYRQGGLETKEAQAGWEAFVEAVYTEKVLPLCKGNAACERNVATHMAVTTVTYAGDSVGIGQAIGEATRAVNLANGNWVRVGL from the coding sequence ATGGACGTTCGCCAACTCGCCTTTCTGGCCCGCCAGCCTTCCGCCACCCTGCAAGCGCGTGATTCGTTCTGCGGCTTGTCCAAGCGCAGCCTGGCGTTCGTCCTGGCCAACGTGATGTTCTGGCAGCCGCTGGTGGCGATGGCCGACGGCATCGTGGTCAACGGCAGCGGCACCAGCCTCGGCCAGGCGGGCAATGGCGTGCCCATCGTCAACATTGCCACGCCAAATGGCGGCGGCCTGTCGCACAACAAGTTCAGCGACTACAACGTCGGCCAGCAGGGGGTGATCCTCAACAACGCCATCAACCGCACCCAGGAAACCCAGCTCGGCGGAATCATCCTCGGCAACCCCAACCTGGGCGGCCGCGCGGCCAATGTGATCCTCAACGAGGTCAACGGCGGCAGCCCCAGCCAGCTCAAGGGCTACACCGAAGTGGCCGGGCAGTCGGCCCATGTCATCGTCGCCAACCCCTATGGCGTGAGCTGCAACGGCTGCGGCTTTATCAACACCCCGAAAGCCACCCTGACCACCGGCAAACCGGTGGTTGAGAACGGTCAGATCCAGCGTTACCAGGTGGACCAGGGCAGCGTCGCCATCGAGGGTGCGGGCCTCAACGCGAGCAATATCGACCAGTTCGAAATCATCACCCGCAGCGCCAAGATCAACGCCGAGATCCAGGCCAGGCACCTGGCGGTGATCGCCGGGGCCAACGACGTCGACGCCAAGACCTTGAACGCCACGGCCCGCACCGCCAACCCGGCGGATGCACCGCAACTGGCCATCGACTCATCAGCCCTGGGCGGCATGTACGCCGGGGCCATCAAACTGGTGGGCACCGAGGCCGGGGTGGGGGTGAAGCTCGACGGCAAGCTGATCGCCAGTGGCGGTGATATCCAACTGGATGCCAACGGCCAGTTGCGCATGGCGGAGGCAAGCGCGGAGAAGGGCGCGGTGGCGATCAAGGCGCAAAGCCTGGAGGCCCAGGGCGCGGTCTACGCCGGCACCGAGCTCAAGGTGCAAACCCAAGACGACCTGAACAACCACAGCACCCTGGCGGCGGCCAACAGCATCAACCTGGGCAGCGGCGGGCAACTGAACAATCAGGGCATCATCGAAGCCGGGGTCAACCTCGACAACAGCAGCAACCCGAACGGCGATGTCACCCTGACGGCGCAAAACCTGAACAACACTGGCAAGAGCGTGGTGGCCAGCCGTGATCTGACGGTCACGACCACCCAGACCCTGGACAACCAGGGCGGCACCCTGAGTGGGCAGCGCCAGGTAACGGTCAGCGCTGGGACTCTGGATAACAGCCATCAGGGCAAGCTGCTGAGCGCCGAGCGCCTGCAACTCAATGCCGATCAGGTGCGCAACGGCCAGGGCGGCCTGATCAAGAGCCAGCAGTCCCTCAATGCCACCCTGGGCCACCTGGGCAACAGCGGCGGCGAGCTGTCGAGCCAGGGCAGCAGCACCCTGGTACTGGCCGGCATGGACAACCTCACCGGCGTGGTACTGGCGCAGCAGACCCTGACCATCACCGGCAGCGCTGAGCTGGACAACCAGGGCGGGCTGCTGTCGGGCTGGCAGGGCCTGACCCTCAACGGCACAGGCTTGAACAACAGCAACAAGGGCACCGTCTCCAGCCTCAAGGGCGGTGTCGACATCACCCTCAGCGACGCCTTGAACAACAGCCAGGGCGGAGGCCTAGTCAGCCAGCAGGCTCTGGACGTCAAGGCCGCCAGCCTCGACAACAGCCACCAGGGGGTGATCTCCAGCGCCGGCGAGCAAAGCCTCAAGCTGCGCGACCTGCTGGACAACAGCCAGGGCGGCTCCATCGACAGCGCCGCGACCCTGACCCTGCAGGCCATGACCCTGGGCAACAACGGCGGCACCCTTGACGCCGCGGGTGACCTGACCTTTACCGGCACCGACCTGGACAATGGTACCGGCACTTTCACCGGCAAAACCGCCGTCACCCTTAATCTGTTGGGCGCGTTGAACAATACCCACGGCAAGCTGGCCAGCGGCGGCCCGCTGCGCATCGAACGCGCAGGGCAGATCGACAATCGGGGTGGCCAGATGGCCAGCCAGGGCCTGCTGAGCCTGTTCGCTGCCAGCCTGGACAATCGTAACCGTGGGACCTTGATGGCCAACGACCCACTGAGCCTGACCCTGGACGGCGCACTGCAGAACAGCGGTGATGGCTTGATCTACAGCCAGAACGGCGGCCTGCACGTTCAGGCCGGGAGCCTCACCAATGGCAAGGGCACCCTGCAGAGCCAAGGCGCTCTGAACCTGAGCACCGGCGACATCGACAACCAGAGTGGTCGCATCCTGGCCAGGAACGGTAACCTGAACATCGGCGCCGGCCACTTGGATAACCGTGGGGGCGTGCTTTCTAGCGTGCAAGGCGCGATGACCGCCGATCTACGCGGCGTGCTGAAAAACGGCTACGACCCGAGCAACAACCGCCAGGGCGGCGTGACCCAGGCCCAGCGCCTGACCCTCAAGGCCCTGGCTGGCATAGACAACGACGGCGGGCGGATTTCCGCGCAAAGCGGCGATGCGCTGATCACCACCGACGATTTCGATAACCGCAACGGTGGCCTCTACGCCAAGGGCCTTGTCAAAGTTAGCGGCGGCCATTTCGACAACAGCGGCAACAACGGGCAAATCGCCGGCCAGCAGATTAATTTCGACCTCAGCGGCGCTCTGAATAACCACAAGGGCATCATCGAAAGCGACAGCAGCCTGACGATCAAGGCCGCCAGCCTCGACAATCAGACCGGCCAATTGCGCGCCCTGGGAGACGGTGGCGATACACGGCTGGAGCTCGGAGGATTGTTCGACAACCGCGATGGCTCTCTGGAAACCGCCAACCAAAACCTGGCCTTCGACGCTGGCAGCTTCAACAACCGTGGCGGCAGCGTGCTGCACAGCGGCAACGGCCTGTTCGGCCTGTCCATGGCCAACCTCGAGGATGTGGGCGGGCGCCTGAAAACCGCCGGCCAGCTGACCCTGGAAGGCGAACGCTGGACCAACAGCAGCTCGATCCAGGCCGGGAAACTGACAGTCAACGTCAACCACCTGACACAGGCCCGTACGGGCCAGCTCCTAGCCGGCAATGGCCTGATAGGCAGCGGCGTGAACTGGATCAATGACGGCCTGATCGGCAGTGATGCAGGCGTCAATATCGACCTCAGTGGTCATTACAGCAGCAAGGGCCGACTCAGCAGCTTTGGGCAACTGGACCTAAAAGCTGCCCAAGTGGACCTGGCAGACAGTGCCAGTATTGCTGGCGGCGGCAACACCACAGTCTCGGTGTTCGGCCAATTGAACAACGCAGGGCGCCTGAGCGCTGCGGCCGGGCTCACGCTCAACGCGAGTGGCATCAACAATCAGGGCACCCTTGGGGCTGCCCAGAACCTGACCTTGACCACCGGCGGCCTGCTCAACGATCACGGGCTGGTGTTCAGTGGCGACGACATGGGGCTGCGGGTCGACACCCTGACCAACAGCTACGGCAACGTTTACAGCCTCGGTCATCTGACGATCGATCGCGATGGTCAGGGGGCTCTGGCCAGCCGCATCGCCAACCGTTCCGGCACCCTGCAAAGCGATGGTTCCATGACGCTTGCAGCCAGCACCCTTGAGAACATGCGCGATGTGCTGGCCACCAACAACGGCGGCATCTACACCGCCAGAATCGCTGAAGTCGCCTGCATCGAGGGCTACAACGCCGGTGACTGTGGCGGCAAACGCAATCACGTGTGGGAGATCGTTCAGCGCGACAAATTCGAAGTCACCGAAGCGAGTGCGGCGTCGAGCATTGCCGCTGGCGTCAACCTGAATATCAACGCTGGCGACCTGCTGAACCAGAGCAGCAGTATCAGCGCGGCCGGCAACCTGATGGCCACGGTCAACAACCTGACCCACAGCGGCGTGGAAACCGGCGAGACCGAAACCACCCGGGTGTTCATGTCGGCGCGGACCAAAAATGCCAGTGCCTGGTACAACGTCGCTAACGCTGTCACCAACCGATACTGGTTCCAGAGTGCGGGTTATACGCCTGATGACCTGGGTGGTCTGGAAGGCGCGCTGGCCGGTTTTATCGGCATGACCGAACGTGAGTGGGTCGGCCTGGGGACGACGAAAAAACTCGCCGGTGGTGATCAAAGCTATGCCGCAGTGATCCAGGCCGGGGGAGCGGTGAGCATCAAGGCCGGCAATGGCTTCGACAGCAGCGTGGTCCGTCCGGGTTACACCTATGTCGGCAGCGGTGCGCGTACCGATACCCAAGTACCGGGTACCGCCTTCGCCACTCGCATCAGCCTCAACCCGCAACTGCCCCCAGACCTGACCCAGCAACAGGTCAACCCCCTGGCCCTGCCTGGCTTTAGTCTGCCCGCTGGGCAGAACGGTCTGTTCCGCCTCAGTGGTCAGAGCAGCAGCGCCGCACCAGCTCCGGCGCAGATCGCCGGCCTGCCGGATGCCGCGAACCTTACCCGGCCGCACAAGTACCTGATAGAAACCAACCCGGTACTCACCGACCTCAAGCAGTTCATGAGCTCGGACTACCTGCTGTCCAGCCTCGGTTACAACCCGGACGACAGCGCCAAACGCCTGGGGGATGGCTTCTACGAGCAGAAGCTGATTCAACAAGCGGTACAAGCCCGTACCGGCCAGCGTTTTATCGACGGCCAGAACAGCGACGAACAGCTGTTCAAGTACCTGATGGACAACGCCATTCAAAGCCGGCAACAGCTCAACCTGGCGGTGGGCGTGGCCCTGACCTCCGAGCAGGTGGCGGCCCTGACCCACGACATCGTCTGGCTGGAAAGCCATGAAGTGAACGGCGAACAAGTGCTGGTGCCCGTGCTCTACCTGGCCCAGGCCAAGAACCGACTGGCCCCGAACGGCGCCCTGATCGCGGGTAACGACGTCAACCTGATCGCCGGCCAGGACCTGAACAACGTCGGCACCCTGCGCGCGACCAACAACCTGTCGGCCCAGGCCGGGCAGAACCTGATCAACAGCGGCCTGGTGGAAGCCGGTAGTCGCCTTGACCTGCTGGCCGGCAACGACCTGGTGAACAAGGCCGGCGGCATCATCGCCGGGCGTGACGTGAGCCTCGCCGCAACCTGGGGCGACGTCATCAACGAGCGCACCCTGACCTCGCACCAGAGCAGCAACGGCAGCTACGCCCAGCAGCGCGACTTCGTCGACAACGCCGCCCGGGTAGAGGCGGCGAACAACCTGGTGATCAGTGCCGGACGCGACATCAACAACAACGGCGGCGTACTCAAGAGCGGAGCCGACACCTGCCTCAAGGCCGGTCGCGACGTCAACCTGAGCGCTGTGGAACAGGTGGTCAGCAATGACCGCGGCGTGCGCTACAACGACCTCAGCGTGACCCAGAACGGCTCCAGCCTGCAGGCCGGTCGCGACCTGGCCATCAGCGCCGGGCGCGACATCACGGCCATCGCCAGCCAGATCGAGGCCAAGCGCGATGTGGCGATGACCGCCACGGACAACCTCAACCTGATCTCGGCGGCCAACGAGCAGCATTCGGCGAGCAAGACCAAGAAGGTGACCAGCCAGGAGGATCATGTTCAGCAGGTAGCTACCACCTTGGTGGCGGGCGGCAATGTGGCGCTCAAGGCCGGTGAGGATCTTGCGCTGACGGCCAGCCGAGTGACGGCGGGGGATGAGGCGTATCTCTATGCGGGCGGTGATGTGAACCTCAGCGCCGCGCAAAACAGTGACTACAGCTATTACCGCAAGACCAAGACCAGCAGCTCCGGGCTGTCCAGCAGCCAGAAAACACGGATCGACAGCAGCAGCTCCACCACCCAACAGGGCTCCTCCGTCAGTGGCGATACGGTGGTCATACGGGCCGGCCAAGACATTGGCGCAACCGCCAGCGATATTGTCTCCACCCACTCCACCAGCCTGGTCGCGGGACGTAATGTCGAGATCGACAGCGCTACCGAAACCAGCGAAGAAAGCCATTCGACATCGAAGAAAAAGTCCGGCCTGTTGAGCAGTGGCGGGATTGGTTTCACCCTGGGCTCCACCAGTGCGAAGAACACCTCTTCCAGCACCACCGAAAACGCCAAGGCCAGCACCATTGGCAGTGTGCTCGGCAACGTCGATATCCAGGCCGGCAAGGACCTGACTCTGAAAGGCTCCGACGTCATTGCCGGCAAGGACATCAGCCTCGTCGGACAGAACGTCAACATCCTCGCGGCGGAAAATCACAACAAGAGCGAGCAAACCTCCAAAACCAAGACCAGCGGCCTGACCTTGGCCTTGTCTGGAACCGTCGGCAGTGCCGTCGACGCCGCGTACCAGACCACCAAGCAGGCCAAGGAGGAGGACGATAGCCGCCTCTCTGCCCTGCAAGGCATCAAGGCCGGCCTGACCGGTGTCCAGGCCTGGCAAGCGGCCCAACAGGGCGGCGGGATGAACGGCGATAACATCGGCCAGTTCGTCGGCATCAGCATTTCCCTGGGCTCGCAACAGTCCAGTTCCAAGCAGACTCAGGAACAGGTGGTCAGTCAGGGCAGTAGCCTGACCAGCGGCAACAACCTCTCCATCGTGGCGGCCGGCAGTGGCACCGCTGCGACGGATGGCGACATCCGCGTGCAAGGCAGCCAACTCAAGGCAGGCAATAACGTGCTGCTGGCCGCTGAGCGTGACATCCAGCTTGAGGCCGCGGCCAACCGGCAAAAGCTTGATGGCAAGAACAGCAGCAGTGGCGGTGCCATTGGCGTCAGCTTGGGCGTTGGCCCCAACGGCGCAGGCCTGAGTATCTTCGCCAACGGCAACAAGGGTGTGGGCAAGGAAAAGGGCACCGGCACCACCTGGACCGAGACCACCCTGGACGCCGGTAACCAGGCGAGCCTGATCAGTGGGCGGGACGCCGTTCTCAAGGGTGCGCAAGTCAATGCGGACAAGATCACGGCCAAGGTCGGGCGCGACCTCACGCTGCAAAGCCTGCAAGACACCGACGACTACAAGTCCAAGCAGAGCAATGTCAGCGGTGGTGCCAGCTTCACGTTCGGCACGATGACCGGCAGCGCTTCGGTCAGCGTCAGCCAGAGCAAGATCGACTCCAAGTACCAGAGCGTGCAGGAACAGACCGGGTTGTTTGCCGGCAAGGGCGGCTATCAGGTTGAAGTGGGCAAGCACACCCAGCTCGATGGCAGCGTCATCGCCAGCACCGCAGAAACCGACAAAAACCGCCTGAGCACGGGCACCCTGGGCTGGAGCGATCTCAAGAACGAGGCCGAATACAAAAGCCAGATGCAGAGCGCCAGCGTCAGCAGCGGTAACGGCGGTGCTGATGGCTTCACCAGCAACATGCCCAGCGGCATGTTGATCGCCTACAACCACGGCGGCAGTGCCAGCGGCACCACCTCATCGGCAATCTCCAACGGCACTTTGGACATTCGTGATCCAGGCCAGCAGAAGCAGGACATTGCCACCCTCAGCCGCGACGTCGAACACGCCAATGGCAGCATCAGCCCGATCTTCGACAAGGAGAAGGAGCAGAAGCGCCTGCGAGAGGTGCAGCTGATTGGCGAGATTGGCACTCAGGTGACGGACATTGTTCGGACCGAGGGGCAGTTGAAGGCCGATCAAGAGGCGAGCAAGGAACTTGAAGAGAAAGGTATTTATCGACCAGGAAGCAATGCCAGCAAAGAGGAGGTTGAGAAGTACCAGACGAAGCTGATTGCTACTGATGCCTATCAGCAGATCATGGGCAAATACGGTACGGGTGGTGATTACCAGCGAGTAGCCCAAGCCGTCACCGCCGCCCTGCAAGGATTGGCCGGTGGGGATATCGGCTCTGCCCTGGCTGGCGCCTCGGCACCGTATCTGGCGCAGTTGATCAAGAAATCCACAGGTGACAATCCAGCCCTCAACACAATGGCTCACGCTGTGCTGGGAGCTGCCGTTGCCCAGGCCCAAGGTAACTCGGCAATAGCGGGCGCTGCAGGTGCTGCAGGTGGAGAGCTGACTGCTCGATTGATCACCCAGCAGCTGTATGGCACCAGCGATACCAGCTCCCTCAGTGAAGAACAAAAGCAGACAGTGGCTGCGCTATCGACGTTAGCCGCTGGGCTTGCGGGGGGAATTGCGAAAGGCGATAGCGCGGGTGCAATTGCGGGTGCCGGGGCTGGCAAGAATGCTGTGGAAAATAATCATTTAGGAACAGGGGTCAATATTTTTGGCCATCAATTGGGTAAGGACCAAGTAGCGGAATTTGGCAACGAACTCAAAGCATCCTGTGGTGATTCCGGAGGGCTGCAAGCTTGTCTGAAAACTTACGACACATGGAAAGAAACTTCCTACCGGCAGGGCGGGTTGGAGACAAAAGAGGCTCAGGCGGGCTGGGAAGCGTTCGTAGAGGCAGTTTACACAGAGAAAGTGCTGCCTCTATGTAAAGGGAACGCTGCTTGTGAGCGCAATGTTGCTACCCATATGGCCGTCACGACGGTGACGTATGCGGGCGACAGTGTAGGTATAGGTCAGGCAATCGGCGAGGCTACCCGGGCAGTCAATTTGGCTAATGGAAACTGGGTTCGCGTTGGGTTGTAA
- a CDS encoding helix-turn-helix domain-containing protein has product MALSVMLYETETLDMAENITGFAERLRSLRKQKNLSQTELGQLAELHYTHIGRYERGTSRPSGDTLKRLADALDVSSDYLLEGASDDAAKAKFEDRELLRQFQEVEQIPEEDKKVVKTLLDAFLIKKHLQTLTR; this is encoded by the coding sequence ATGGCTCTATCCGTAATGCTTTATGAGACCGAGACGCTGGATATGGCCGAGAACATCACTGGCTTTGCCGAACGGCTACGCAGCCTTCGCAAGCAGAAAAACCTGTCCCAAACCGAGCTGGGGCAACTGGCTGAACTGCACTACACCCACATTGGCCGCTACGAACGTGGAACTTCACGGCCCAGCGGCGACACTTTGAAGCGTCTGGCCGATGCCCTGGATGTCAGCAGCGATTACCTGCTGGAAGGAGCAAGCGATGACGCGGCCAAGGCTAAGTTCGAGGATCGGGAATTGTTGCGGCAGTTTCAGGAAGTCGAGCAGATACCCGAAGAAGACAAGAAGGTGGTCAAGACGTTGCTCGATGCCTTCCTGATCAAAAAACATTTGCAGACGCTGACCCGTTAG
- a CDS encoding VENN motif pre-toxin domain-containing protein, whose translation MAARLITQQLYGTSDTSSLSEEQKQTVAALSTLAAGLAGGIAKGDSAGAIAGAGAGKNAVENNHLGTGVNIFGHQLGKDQVAEFGNELKASCGDSGGLQACLKTYDTWKETSYRQGGLETKEAQAGWEQFVEAVYTEKVLPLCKGNAACERNVATHMAVTTVTYAGDSVGIGQAIGEATRAVNLANGNWVRLGFQAVEDASFLTTFSSMLGIAGKGGGTDGLLTSEKVLGGAGGNWKVINEVVDPSVVKQVNSLSCGQACVEMMLGDRKINASQNVISKLAGDGATYETQLASVLNKLDSSGSRKWVGSGVDADDIGTFHGLSSTGAWAAQLWERGSKIGHWVVVDGLDSGGRVMIRDPWKGTSYKMDMKEFQGTWNGYSIWGQ comes from the coding sequence TTGGCTGCTCGATTGATCACCCAGCAGCTGTATGGCACCAGCGATACCAGCTCCCTCAGTGAAGAACAAAAGCAGACAGTGGCTGCGCTATCGACGTTAGCCGCTGGGCTTGCGGGGGGAATTGCGAAAGGCGATAGCGCGGGTGCAATTGCGGGTGCCGGGGCTGGCAAGAATGCTGTGGAAAATAATCATTTAGGAACAGGGGTCAATATTTTTGGCCATCAATTGGGTAAGGACCAAGTAGCGGAATTTGGCAACGAACTCAAAGCATCCTGTGGTGATTCCGGAGGGCTGCAAGCTTGTCTGAAAACTTACGACACATGGAAAGAAACTTCCTACCGGCAGGGCGGGTTGGAGACAAAAGAGGCTCAGGCAGGGTGGGAACAGTTCGTAGAGGCAGTTTATACAGAGAAAGTGCTGCCTCTATGTAAAGGGAACGCTGCTTGTGAGCGCAATGTTGCTACCCATATGGCCGTCACGACGGTGACGTATGCGGGCGACAGCGTAGGTATAGGTCAGGCAATCGGCGAGGCTACCCGGGCAGTCAATTTGGCTAATGGAAACTGGGTTCGCCTTGGGTTTCAAGCTGTAGAGGATGCGAGTTTCCTGACTACGTTTAGTAGTATGCTCGGAATAGCCGGGAAGGGTGGAGGTACTGATGGTTTATTGACTTCAGAGAAAGTTTTAGGTGGTGCGGGTGGTAATTGGAAAGTAATAAATGAGGTGGTAGATCCCTCTGTAGTGAAGCAAGTAAATAGTCTTAGCTGCGGGCAAGCTTGTGTTGAAATGATGCTTGGGGATCGCAAGATTAATGCTTCTCAAAATGTTATTTCGAAACTTGCGGGTGACGGAGCAACCTATGAGACGCAGCTGGCCTCCGTACTGAATAAGCTAGACTCTTCTGGCTCTCGTAAGTGGGTTGGATCTGGTGTTGATGCGGACGATATAGGGACTTTTCATGGGCTGAGTTCAACTGGGGCGTGGGCTGCTCAGCTTTGGGAAAGAGGTAGTAAAATCGGACATTGGGTTGTGGTAGATGGCTTGGATAGCGGCGGGCGTGTGATGATTCGTGATCCATGGAAAGGAACTAGCTACAAAATGGATATGAAAGAATTTCAAGGGACGTGGAATGGTTATTCAATCTGGGGGCAGTAG